One segment of Phaeacidiphilus oryzae TH49 DNA contains the following:
- a CDS encoding SAM-dependent methyltransferase, which yields MPDTPPPRVDLRTDRAHSARVYDYFLGGKTNFPADREAGEQILREWPGSRASARAARAVMHRMVRRLAETHGIRQFLDIGTGIPTEPNLHEVAQRTDPACRVVYVDNDPIVLAHARALLTSSPEGRTAYIDGDLREPGRLLDAPVLHKTLDLDRPVALTLINIVHFMSDEKVLPIVGELVSALPSGSFLALTAGTADSAPERAEIASRRYAEAGIENHLRTRAQVERFFTGLELDDPGVVLINRWHPELGKGPALADHEVMAYAGLARKP from the coding sequence ATGCCCGACACGCCCCCGCCGAGGGTCGATCTGCGCACCGACCGCGCCCACTCCGCGCGGGTCTACGACTACTTCCTCGGCGGCAAGACCAACTTCCCCGCCGACCGCGAGGCCGGCGAGCAGATCCTGCGCGAATGGCCCGGCTCGCGCGCCTCCGCGCGGGCGGCCCGGGCCGTGATGCACAGAATGGTCCGGCGGCTGGCCGAGACCCACGGCATCCGGCAGTTCCTGGACATCGGCACGGGCATCCCCACCGAGCCCAACCTCCACGAGGTCGCCCAGCGCACCGACCCGGCCTGCCGGGTGGTGTACGTGGACAACGACCCGATCGTCCTCGCCCACGCCCGCGCGCTGCTGACCAGCTCCCCGGAGGGCCGCACCGCGTACATCGACGGCGACCTTCGCGAGCCCGGACGGCTCCTGGACGCCCCGGTCCTCCACAAGACGCTGGACCTGGACCGGCCGGTGGCGCTCACCCTGATCAACATCGTCCACTTCATGTCCGACGAGAAGGTCCTGCCGATCGTCGGGGAGCTGGTGTCCGCTCTGCCCTCCGGCAGCTTCCTGGCGCTGACCGCCGGCACCGCGGACTCCGCTCCCGAGCGCGCCGAGATCGCCTCCCGCCGCTACGCGGAGGCCGGTATCGAGAACCATCTGCGCACCCGCGCCCAGGTGGAGCGCTTCTTCACCGGTCTGGAGCTCGACGACCCCGGCGTGGTCCTGATCAACCGCTGGCACCCCGAGCTCGGCAAGGGCCCGGCCCTGGCCGACCACGAGGTGATGGCCTACGCGGGCCTCGCCCGCAAGCCCTGA
- a CDS encoding S53 family peptidase, which yields MANRAGRVALISAGIAAALCVATPVASAAPFAGGAGAHADTTPKRIGSTPHIPLGARTTGATSSSTELHMTVNLKPRDPQALADFIKATTTPGSPQYHHYLADGEFGPAFGPTQQTVDAVKAALRKAGLTPGTVSADRLSIPVTATTAQAAKAFDTGFENVSLANGKRGFVTTAAPALPADVASQVTGIVGLNDVSSYVSHAKPAGSAPIASGTAGRTLGSNATAPVFCSNAAQAFSSWGKTDTKNYYSPASLASAYDMPHAYGTGAGVTVAVFELENVDHTSLNQWQGCLGTHTAINYTSVDGGPTITPDNYNDGIESLLDIEDLIALTPSATIHDYMGPDAQNATDQNVLDTYSKIISDDSAQVISSSWGACETEVNTSDPQMLGAENTLFQKAAAQGQSFVAASGDSGSSDCYNPGVSNDTSFQVDDPASQPYVTGVGGTKMQGLGSSLTETVWNSGTDNGGGGGGVSKLWPAQSFQSGFTSVSGRAVPDVTALGDPDSGYPLIYTDRTVGDTDYNQEVVGIIGGTSGAAPTWAAAIAQADSTTGCLAGGRAGYLNDVLYRAAKTNYSDSFRDITVGNNDISGDGSGTYSAGTGYDEASGLGSPKTAALANALCRGTFHQLAGPVRVASGLKMSAKTTATVKATGTGGIPAKGVSAVLVNITVTGTGGSGWTTMWPRGMARPTVVTSEWTGTSVARKQTATVQVAADGYASLYSSQSGTFAVDVLGYYSTDESGDSYTPVSPARLLDTRNAVGVTTRTPIVNSTITFPVAGKDGIPSGVTAVVLNVSTLNGVGGGSLTAYADGATKPSLSQMYWDSAVPTRTNLLAVPVGSDGNVDIAVSGQTHVLADVFGYFSSTGKELTPVAPSRLWRQTLTAGTTSVIPVAGVDGIPSGVKAVELNVSAGTNPGGGYIEVWDDKGTRVDTSATLWKGGQQTTNQVIVPVGSDGKIDLYVSTGADVSVDVNGYFK from the coding sequence ATGGCCAACAGGGCCGGACGGGTCGCGCTCATATCCGCAGGCATCGCCGCGGCTCTGTGCGTCGCGACCCCGGTCGCCTCAGCCGCTCCGTTCGCGGGGGGAGCCGGCGCCCACGCCGACACCACCCCGAAGCGCATCGGCTCCACGCCGCACATCCCGCTCGGTGCCCGTACGACCGGTGCCACGTCGTCCTCGACCGAGCTGCACATGACCGTCAACCTGAAGCCGCGTGACCCTCAGGCGCTGGCGGACTTCATCAAGGCGACGACCACCCCGGGCAGCCCGCAGTACCACCACTACCTGGCGGACGGCGAGTTCGGGCCCGCGTTCGGACCCACCCAGCAGACCGTCGACGCCGTCAAGGCCGCGCTGCGCAAGGCCGGCCTCACGCCGGGCACGGTGAGCGCCGACCGCCTCTCCATCCCGGTGACCGCCACCACCGCGCAGGCGGCGAAGGCCTTCGACACCGGCTTCGAGAACGTCTCGCTGGCCAACGGCAAGCGCGGCTTCGTGACCACCGCCGCCCCCGCGCTGCCGGCCGACGTGGCCTCGCAGGTCACCGGCATCGTCGGCCTGAACGACGTCAGCAGCTACGTCTCGCACGCGAAGCCCGCCGGCAGCGCGCCGATCGCCTCGGGCACGGCCGGCCGGACGCTGGGCTCGAACGCCACCGCCCCGGTCTTCTGCTCCAACGCGGCCCAGGCCTTCAGCAGCTGGGGCAAGACCGACACCAAGAACTACTACAGCCCCGCCTCGCTGGCCTCGGCCTACGACATGCCGCACGCCTACGGCACCGGCGCGGGGGTGACGGTCGCGGTCTTCGAGCTGGAGAACGTCGACCACACCAGCCTGAACCAGTGGCAGGGCTGCCTGGGCACCCACACCGCCATCAACTACACGTCGGTGGACGGCGGTCCGACGATCACGCCGGACAACTACAACGACGGCATCGAGTCGCTCCTCGACATCGAGGACCTCATCGCGCTGACGCCGAGCGCGACGATCCACGACTACATGGGCCCGGACGCGCAGAACGCCACGGACCAGAACGTCCTGGACACCTACTCGAAGATCATCAGCGATGACAGCGCCCAGGTCATCTCCTCCAGCTGGGGCGCCTGCGAGACCGAGGTGAACACCTCGGACCCGCAGATGCTCGGCGCGGAGAACACCCTCTTCCAGAAGGCCGCCGCCCAGGGCCAGAGCTTCGTCGCGGCGTCCGGTGACTCCGGCTCCAGCGACTGCTACAACCCGGGCGTCAGCAACGACACCAGCTTCCAGGTCGACGACCCGGCCTCGCAGCCCTACGTCACCGGCGTCGGCGGCACGAAGATGCAGGGCCTCGGCTCCTCGCTGACCGAGACCGTGTGGAACTCGGGCACCGACAACGGCGGCGGCGGTGGCGGCGTCTCCAAGCTCTGGCCGGCGCAGTCCTTCCAGAGCGGCTTCACCTCCGTCTCCGGCCGCGCGGTCCCGGACGTCACCGCCCTCGGCGACCCGGACAGCGGCTACCCGCTGATCTACACCGACCGGACGGTGGGCGACACCGACTACAACCAGGAGGTCGTCGGCATCATCGGCGGCACCTCCGGGGCCGCGCCCACCTGGGCGGCGGCGATCGCCCAGGCCGACAGCACGACCGGCTGCCTGGCCGGCGGCCGCGCGGGCTACCTGAACGACGTGCTGTACCGGGCCGCGAAGACGAACTACTCGGACTCCTTCCGGGACATCACCGTCGGCAACAACGACATCAGCGGTGACGGCAGCGGCACGTACAGCGCCGGGACCGGCTACGACGAGGCCTCCGGTCTCGGCTCGCCGAAGACCGCCGCGCTGGCCAACGCCCTGTGCCGGGGCACCTTCCACCAGCTGGCCGGCCCGGTCCGGGTCGCCTCCGGGCTGAAGATGTCCGCGAAGACCACCGCGACCGTCAAGGCGACCGGCACCGGGGGCATCCCGGCCAAGGGAGTCTCCGCGGTCCTGGTCAACATCACCGTGACCGGCACCGGCGGCTCCGGCTGGACCACCATGTGGCCGCGCGGCATGGCCCGCCCGACCGTGGTCACCTCCGAGTGGACCGGCACCTCGGTGGCGCGCAAGCAGACGGCCACGGTCCAGGTGGCCGCCGACGGCTACGCCAGCCTCTACTCCAGCCAGTCCGGCACCTTCGCGGTCGACGTCCTGGGCTACTACTCGACCGACGAGTCGGGCGACTCCTACACCCCGGTCTCGCCCGCCCGGCTGCTCGACACCCGGAACGCCGTCGGCGTCACCACCCGCACCCCGATCGTCAACAGCACGATCACCTTCCCGGTGGCGGGCAAGGACGGCATCCCGTCCGGCGTCACGGCCGTGGTCCTCAACGTCTCCACGCTGAACGGCGTGGGCGGCGGCAGCCTCACCGCCTACGCGGACGGGGCCACCAAGCCGAGCCTGTCGCAGATGTACTGGGACTCCGCGGTGCCGACCCGCACCAACCTGCTGGCCGTCCCGGTCGGTTCGGACGGGAACGTCGACATCGCGGTCTCCGGCCAGACCCACGTACTGGCCGACGTGTTCGGCTACTTCAGCTCCACCGGCAAGGAGCTCACCCCGGTGGCCCCGAGCCGGCTGTGGCGGCAGACCCTCACCGCCGGGACCACCAGCGTCATTCCGGTGGCGGGCGTGGACGGCATCCCGAGCGGGGTCAAGGCGGTCGAGCTGAACGTCAGCGCGGGCACCAACCCGGGCGGCGGCTACATCGAGGTCTGGGACGACAAGGGGACCCGCGTCGACACCTCGGCCACGCTGTGGAAGGGCGGCCAGCAGACGACCAACCAGGTCATCGTGCCGGTCGGCTCGGACGGCAAGATCGACCTGTACGTCAGCACCGGCGCCGACGTCAGCGTCGACGTGAACGGCTACTTCAAGTAG
- a CDS encoding TetR/AcrR family transcriptional regulator, with the protein MSTFSGGRVLTRKGAATRLRIIEAAAAEIRERGAHTTTLDDVCRRSGTGKSQLFHYFPDGKEQLLLAVAEWEADRVLEDQQPYLGELTSWPAWERWRDAVVERYRRQGVHCALGVLVTEIGRSTPAAQAVTRQLLERWQREVRTGIERMRASGAITRDLDPDRAAGAVIAAIQGGVTILMSTGSAEHLESALDLCLAYLREPAPAGAPERLRSDGARRPAR; encoded by the coding sequence ATGAGTACATTCAGCGGGGGCCGCGTGCTCACCAGGAAGGGCGCCGCGACCCGGCTGCGGATCATCGAGGCGGCGGCCGCCGAGATCCGCGAGCGCGGAGCGCACACCACCACGCTGGACGACGTCTGCCGGCGCAGCGGCACCGGCAAGAGCCAGCTCTTCCACTACTTCCCGGACGGCAAGGAGCAGTTGCTGCTGGCGGTGGCGGAGTGGGAGGCCGACCGGGTGCTGGAGGACCAGCAGCCCTACCTCGGCGAGCTGACCAGCTGGCCGGCCTGGGAGCGGTGGCGGGACGCGGTGGTCGAGCGCTACCGGCGGCAGGGCGTCCACTGCGCCCTCGGGGTGCTGGTCACCGAGATCGGCCGCAGCACGCCGGCCGCGCAGGCCGTCACCCGGCAGCTGCTGGAGCGGTGGCAGCGCGAGGTCAGGACCGGCATCGAGCGGATGCGGGCGAGCGGCGCGATCACCCGCGACCTCGACCCGGACCGTGCCGCCGGCGCGGTGATCGCCGCGATCCAGGGCGGGGTCACCATCCTGATGTCCACCGGTTCGGCGGAGCACCTGGAGTCCGCCCTCGACCTCTGCCTGGCCTACCTCCGGGAGCCGGCTCCGGCGGGCGCCCCCGAGCGGCTCAGGTCAGATGGAGCCCGCCGTCCAGCACGATGA
- a CDS encoding alpha/beta hydrolase family protein — translation MSIRRTAPAAALAAVLSATVLSASVLATSGDATAAPRPAASAVVGAAAGTAATARAASTELALPRPTGPYAVGESTLEMVDVHRRDPWVPSAGPRRLMVSVLYPARPGGGPPAPYLTTAEARLFLAAQAPGSAFPAQALADARTYARLGARPAPGRFPLVLLSPGFELPRATLTGLAVDLASRGYVVALVGHTYEDSGTTFPDGTTVGCAICDDASADPAAIARSRALDLSFVLDELTGPRPVWPYARLIDRRRVGVAGHSLGGDAAMAAMAGDARFRAGIDLDGAFFDQVPASGLGGRPFLLLGNPADHGVNGGEPSWSTAWPRLDGWKRWITVTGTDHVSFTDIPVLADEAGIPGVDGTISSPRAEQLTRECVAAFFTLHLKAVPQPLLDGPTPTTPELVFDQPPR, via the coding sequence ATGAGTATCCGTCGCACGGCTCCGGCGGCCGCCCTCGCGGCCGTCCTCTCCGCAACCGTCCTCTCCGCCTCCGTCCTCGCCACGAGCGGAGACGCCACCGCGGCCCCGCGCCCCGCCGCGAGCGCCGTCGTGGGCGCCGCCGCGGGCACCGCCGCCACAGCGCGGGCCGCCTCCACCGAGCTCGCCCTCCCCCGGCCGACCGGCCCGTACGCGGTGGGGGAGAGCACGCTGGAGATGGTCGACGTCCACCGCCGCGACCCCTGGGTGCCCTCCGCCGGCCCGCGCCGGCTGATGGTCTCGGTGCTCTACCCGGCCCGTCCCGGCGGCGGCCCGCCCGCGCCGTACCTGACGACCGCCGAGGCCCGGCTCTTCCTGGCCGCCCAGGCGCCCGGATCGGCCTTCCCCGCCCAGGCGCTGGCCGACGCCAGGACGTACGCCCGCCTCGGGGCCCGCCCGGCGCCCGGGCGCTTCCCACTGGTGCTCCTCTCGCCCGGCTTCGAGCTGCCGCGGGCCACCCTGACCGGCCTCGCCGTGGACCTGGCCAGCCGGGGCTACGTGGTCGCCCTCGTCGGCCACACCTACGAGGACAGCGGCACCACCTTCCCGGACGGCACCACCGTCGGCTGCGCCATCTGCGACGACGCCTCCGCCGACCCGGCGGCGATCGCCCGGAGCCGGGCGCTCGACCTCTCCTTCGTCCTCGACGAGCTGACCGGTCCGCGGCCGGTCTGGCCGTACGCGCGGCTGATCGACCGCAGGCGGGTCGGCGTGGCCGGCCACTCCCTCGGCGGCGATGCGGCCATGGCCGCCATGGCCGGCGACGCCCGCTTCCGGGCCGGGATCGACCTGGACGGCGCCTTCTTCGACCAGGTGCCGGCGAGCGGCCTGGGCGGCCGCCCCTTCCTCCTCCTCGGCAACCCGGCCGACCACGGCGTGAACGGCGGCGAGCCCAGCTGGTCGACGGCCTGGCCCAGGCTGGACGGCTGGAAGCGCTGGATCACCGTCACCGGCACCGACCACGTCAGCTTCACCGACATCCCGGTACTGGCCGACGAGGCCGGCATCCCCGGCGTGGACGGCACCATCTCCTCGCCCCGCGCCGAACAGCTCACCCGCGAGTGCGTCGCCGCCTTCTTCACCCTCCACCTCAAGGCCGTCCCCCAGCCCCTCCTCGACGGCCCCACCCCCACCACCCCAGAACTCGTCTTCGACCAGCCCCCCCGATGA
- a CDS encoding MBL fold metallo-hydrolase — protein MRLTKFGHACVRVEKDGRRLVIDPGGLTEPDALDGADAVLVTHEHFDHFSEERLREAARRNPALRIWANASVARLLDGLGGRVTAVGEGEAFAAAGFDVRVYGTWHAPIHPDLPRIGNVGFLVDEAVFHPGDALTVPDGATVDTLLLPVHGPWSTTGQLIDYVRAVAPRQAYAIHDGALNDVGTAMVGGLMGDNGPGIGAPYGRLAAGASTSL, from the coding sequence ATGCGTCTCACCAAGTTCGGCCACGCCTGCGTCCGGGTCGAGAAGGACGGGCGCCGGCTGGTCATCGACCCGGGCGGCCTCACCGAGCCCGACGCTCTGGACGGCGCCGACGCCGTCCTGGTCACCCACGAGCACTTCGACCACTTCTCCGAGGAGCGGCTCCGCGAGGCCGCCCGCCGCAACCCGGCGCTGCGGATCTGGGCCAACGCCTCCGTGGCCCGGCTCCTGGACGGCCTCGGTGGGCGGGTCACCGCCGTCGGCGAGGGGGAGGCCTTCGCCGCGGCCGGCTTCGACGTGCGGGTCTACGGGACCTGGCACGCGCCCATCCATCCCGACCTCCCCCGGATCGGCAACGTCGGCTTCCTCGTCGACGAGGCCGTGTTCCACCCGGGGGACGCCCTCACCGTCCCCGACGGAGCCACCGTCGACACCCTGCTGCTGCCCGTCCACGGCCCCTGGTCCACCACCGGCCAACTCATCGACTACGTCCGCGCGGTGGCGCCGAGGCAGGCCTACGCCATCCACGACGGAGCCCTCAACGACGTCGGCACCGCTATGGTCGGCGGGTTGATGGGCGACAACGGCCCGGGGATCGGGGCTCCTTACGGACGTCTGGCCGCGGGCGCCTCTACGTCCCTCTGA
- a CDS encoding aminotransferase class V-fold PLP-dependent enzyme encodes MLPLHPPLPREDEAGDTISGPKKRRTVRGDKAVEHPRTERAAAGGERGALRPAALRRVRVPGRAGAGLPRLHRLRAPRPLPAGRARRADQRRLLRQPPLRQPRLRRLHHAGRGGQGAGPRTPGRRPRRVRGGLHRQRDRRLPTGRRGLPVPPGRAAGAAAGQPQLGQRPAGVRQGRARPRRPGALRLRGAADLRRGDGRGAERGTRAARSGRATCGGGRLGGAGLLAYPAQSNFTGVQHPLEWIELAHRHGYAVLLDTAAYLPTNPLDLSAVKPDFVAVSWYKVFGYPTGVGCLVARRDALRLLRRPWFSGGTIHVVSAQGGWHRLAEDESAFEDGTLNFLSIPDVAVGLDHLASIGLPAVNAHVRELTGRLLAGLRGLRHSDGAPLVRVYGPQDTDRRGGTVALNVTDPGGRVVDERAVGRDSAARGISLRTGCFCNPGAGEGAFGLSRRLLRGSVGRMSGTLDDYLERLGMPSGGAVRVSLGLASSPDDVDAFLRFVEDTYRDRPAEEAAVSLHPRLRC; translated from the coding sequence GTGCTCCCATTGCATCCCCCACTCCCCCGCGAGGACGAAGCCGGTGACACTATAAGCGGCCCGAAAAAGCGACGAACAGTACGGGGGGACAAGGCAGTTGAGCATCCACGAACCGAGCGCGCAGCGGCTGGAGGCGAGCGCGGAGCGCTTCGCCCGGCTGCGCTCCGACGAGTACGCGTACCTGGACGAGCAGGGGCAGGTCTACCTCGACTACACCGGCTCCGGGCTCCCCGCCCGCTCCCAGCTGGCCGCGCACGCCGAGCGGATCAGCGGCGGCTGCTACGGCAACCCCCACTCCGACAGCCCCGCCTCCGCCGCCTCCACCACGCTGGTCGAGGCGGCCAGGGTGCGGGTCCTCGAACACCTGGGCGCCGACCCCGCCGAGTACGCGGCGGTCTTCACCGCCAACGCGACCGGCGCCTGCCGACTGGTCGGCGAGGCCTTCCCGTTCCGCCGGGGCGGGCGGCTGGTGCTGCCGCTGGACAACCACAACTCGGTCAACGGCCTGCGGGAGTTCGCCAGGGCCGGGCACGCCCGCGTCGTCCCGGTGCCCTTCGGCTGCGAGGAGCTGCGGATCTCCGACGAGGCGATGGCCGAGGCGCTGAGCGGGGGACGCGGGCGGCGCGCTCGGGGCGGGCGACGTGCGGGGGCGGCCGGCTCGGCGGGGCCGGCCTGCTGGCCTACCCCGCGCAGAGCAACTTCACCGGCGTCCAGCACCCCCTGGAGTGGATCGAACTCGCCCACCGCCACGGCTACGCCGTACTGCTGGACACCGCCGCCTACCTGCCGACCAACCCGCTGGACCTCTCCGCGGTCAAGCCCGACTTCGTCGCGGTCAGCTGGTACAAGGTCTTCGGCTATCCGACCGGCGTGGGCTGCCTGGTGGCCCGTCGGGACGCGCTCCGCCTGCTGCGCCGGCCCTGGTTCTCCGGCGGCACCATCCATGTGGTGAGCGCCCAGGGCGGCTGGCACCGGCTGGCCGAGGACGAGTCCGCCTTCGAGGACGGAACGCTCAACTTCCTCTCCATACCGGACGTGGCGGTCGGGCTCGACCACCTCGCCTCGATCGGCCTGCCCGCCGTCAACGCCCACGTCCGGGAGCTCACCGGGCGGCTGCTCGCCGGGCTGCGGGGGCTCCGCCACAGCGACGGCGCCCCGCTGGTCCGGGTCTACGGGCCGCAGGACACCGACCGCCGGGGCGGCACCGTCGCCCTCAACGTCACCGACCCCGGGGGCCGGGTGGTGGACGAGCGGGCGGTCGGCCGCGACTCCGCCGCCCGCGGCATCTCGCTGCGCACCGGCTGCTTCTGCAACCCCGGCGCCGGCGAGGGCGCGTTCGGCCTCTCCCGCCGCCTGCTGCGCGGCTCGGTCGGCCGGATGTCGGGCACCCTCGACGACTACCTGGAACGGCTGGGGATGCCCTCCGGAGGAGCCGTACGCGTCTCCCTCGGCCTGGCCTCCTCCCCGGACGACGTCGACGCCTTCCTCCGCTTCGTCGAGGACACCTACCGCGACCGCCCCGCCGAGGAGGCGGCGGTAAGCCTCCACCCCCGACTCCGCTGCTGA
- a CDS encoding ABC transporter ATP-binding protein/permease, which produces MGAQGLRIAASGLSVRLRDGRELLSGVDVDVPPGTMLAIAGPSGAGKTTLLEELASGHPPGTIGFVPQDDIVHLDLPLARTLTYAARLRLPAGSSAGEVAAAVDRVLTTLGLAARAGQRVGWLSGGERKRASIAVELLTRPRALFLDEPTSGLDPASGARLLSVLRRLAASGTTVALTTHNPADLAHADEVLFLADGRPVYRGPSDELAEAFGVPGIEEVYGIDHSASPSVPAPAASASSVLPAATPVIPGAPDTPALPGTTSTTSTTSTTATTATPAGPDTPAAGPPGRPPGAFRQWWLLTRRAAAILTRNRLSAAVVVGSPIMIAAMFAMLFRPHAFSPGSDNPGTTAMIMFWIAFGAFFFGLTYGLLQICTELPIVRRERRTVLRLGPYLASKITLLLPILAAADALLLLVLRATDRLPGASSGVYGSLFVSTLLASAGALTLGLLSSAAVSDPGQATLMLPLLCFPQVLFSGAFVPVPQMGAVGSGVSWAMTNRWAYESLGRGIGLDALWAHGSSPLGPPLLASYGRTFTGSAAVGWAWLGGYALLFLAATWLVLARKCGRAVRR; this is translated from the coding sequence ATGGGAGCACAGGGGCTCCGGATAGCGGCCAGTGGCCTCTCGGTGCGGCTGCGGGACGGCAGGGAACTGCTCAGCGGTGTGGACGTGGACGTGCCGCCGGGCACGATGCTGGCCATCGCCGGGCCGAGCGGCGCGGGCAAGACCACCCTGCTGGAGGAGCTGGCCTCCGGGCATCCGCCCGGCACCATCGGCTTCGTCCCGCAGGACGACATCGTCCACCTCGACCTGCCGCTGGCCAGGACGCTGACCTACGCGGCCCGGCTGCGGCTGCCCGCCGGCAGCTCGGCCGGCGAGGTGGCGGCGGCGGTCGACCGGGTGCTGACCACCCTCGGCCTGGCGGCCCGGGCCGGGCAGCGGGTGGGCTGGCTCTCCGGAGGCGAGCGGAAGCGCGCCAGCATCGCCGTCGAGCTGCTGACCCGGCCCCGGGCGCTCTTCCTGGACGAGCCGACCTCCGGTCTCGACCCCGCCTCCGGCGCCCGGCTGCTGTCCGTGCTCAGGAGGCTGGCCGCCTCGGGCACCACGGTCGCGCTCACCACCCACAACCCGGCCGACCTCGCCCACGCGGACGAGGTGCTCTTCCTGGCCGACGGCCGGCCGGTCTACCGCGGCCCCTCCGACGAGCTGGCCGAGGCCTTCGGCGTGCCGGGCATCGAGGAGGTCTACGGGATCGACCACTCGGCCTCGCCGTCCGTCCCGGCGCCCGCCGCCTCCGCGTCCTCCGTCCTGCCCGCCGCCACCCCCGTCATCCCCGGCGCCCCCGACACCCCAGCCTTGCCCGGCACCACCAGCACCACCAGCACCACCAGCACCACCGCCACCACCGCCACCCCCGCCGGCCCCGACACCCCCGCCGCCGGTCCCCCCGGGCGCCCGCCCGGCGCGTTCCGGCAGTGGTGGCTGCTCACCCGGCGGGCCGCCGCGATCCTCACCCGCAACCGGCTCTCCGCCGCGGTCGTCGTCGGCTCGCCGATCATGATCGCCGCGATGTTCGCGATGCTCTTCCGCCCGCACGCCTTCTCGCCGGGCTCGGACAACCCCGGCACCACGGCGATGATCATGTTCTGGATCGCCTTCGGCGCCTTCTTCTTCGGGCTGACCTACGGGCTGCTGCAGATCTGCACCGAGCTGCCGATCGTCCGTCGCGAGCGCAGAACGGTGCTGCGCCTCGGCCCCTACCTGGCCTCGAAGATCACCCTGCTGCTGCCGATCCTGGCCGCCGCCGACGCCCTCCTCCTCCTCGTGCTGCGGGCCACCGACCGGCTGCCCGGCGCCTCCAGCGGCGTCTACGGCTCCCTCTTCGTCAGCACCCTGCTGGCCTCGGCCGGCGCCCTCACCCTCGGGCTGCTCTCCTCGGCCGCGGTCTCCGACCCCGGCCAGGCCACCCTGATGCTGCCGCTGCTCTGCTTCCCGCAGGTGCTCTTCTCCGGCGCCTTCGTACCGGTGCCGCAGATGGGCGCGGTCGGCTCGGGAGTGAGCTGGGCGATGACCAACCGCTGGGCGTACGAGTCGCTGGGGCGCGGGATCGGTCTGGACGCGCTGTGGGCGCACGGCTCCTCCCCGCTCGGCCCGCCGCTGCTCGCCTCCTACGGCCGCACCTTCACCGGTTCGGCCGCCGTGGGCTGGGCCTGGCTGGGCGGCTACGCCCTCCTCTTCCTCGCCGCCACCTGGCTGGTGCTGGCCCGCAAGTGCGGCCGCGCGGTCAGGAGGTGA
- a CDS encoding SDR family NAD(P)-dependent oxidoreductase has translation MEIEQPDRPVALVTGSTSGIGEAVARRLAADGMRVVVHSRRSVETGEALAAELGGCYLRADLAVEEEARGLVEAALDRYGRLDVLVNNAGVSRPIPHDDLAAATPAAWRHLLEVNLIAPWVLCTAAVPALRESPGGGSIVNITSHAGVRPKGSSVPYAASKAALNHVTRLLAVALGPEVRVNAVAPGLVDTPMTRDWAAAHELWRERAPMRRAARPSEVADQVASVVAGGYLTGAVIVLDGGLHLT, from the coding sequence ATGGAGATCGAACAGCCGGACCGCCCCGTCGCCCTGGTCACCGGCTCCACCTCCGGGATCGGCGAGGCCGTGGCCCGCCGGCTCGCGGCGGACGGGATGCGGGTCGTCGTCCACTCGCGGCGCAGCGTCGAGACCGGGGAGGCCCTGGCCGCCGAGCTCGGCGGGTGCTACCTGCGGGCGGACCTCGCGGTGGAGGAGGAGGCCCGCGGGCTCGTCGAGGCGGCGCTCGACCGGTACGGGCGGCTGGACGTGCTGGTGAACAACGCGGGCGTCAGCCGGCCGATCCCGCACGACGACCTGGCCGCGGCGACCCCGGCGGCCTGGCGGCACCTGCTGGAGGTCAACCTGATCGCGCCCTGGGTGCTGTGCACGGCGGCGGTGCCGGCGCTGCGCGAATCGCCGGGCGGCGGCAGCATCGTGAACATCACCAGCCACGCCGGGGTGCGCCCCAAGGGCTCCTCGGTGCCGTACGCGGCGAGCAAGGCGGCGCTCAACCATGTGACCCGGCTCCTCGCGGTGGCGCTCGGACCCGAGGTGCGGGTCAACGCGGTGGCGCCGGGGCTGGTGGACACGCCGATGACCAGGGACTGGGCGGCGGCCCACGAGCTGTGGCGGGAGCGCGCGCCCATGCGCAGGGCGGCCCGGCCCTCCGAGGTGGCCGACCAGGTCGCGTCGGTGGTCGCCGGCGGCTATCTCACCGGCGCGGTCATCGTGCTGGACGGCGGGCTCCATCTGACCTGA